The DNA region CTTTTTTTGCGCGGTGTTTGCCGATCAGGGCTGGCTTGGCGGCATAAAAAAACCGCGGCAGAGAGCCGCGGTTTTCTTTTCATCGCGAGGAGCCGACGGTCAGGCGGCGCGGTTCAGCAGGCCCGCCGCCAGTTCGCGGTTGATGTTGATGAGCGTGCCGAGGTTTTCCGGCTTCGGATTGGCCAGGACGGCGATCGTCTGCTTGAGCACGAAGAGGCCGAGATTGACGACGTTTTGACGCACGCCCACCGGCAACGGATTCTCCGGGCTGGTGGCCGAGGTCATGAAGATCGTCCAAAGCTTGCGGTTATTGAGAAGCGCGGCGTCGAGCTCAGAACGGCGGGCATCCCAGCCGTCACGGATCGCCTGCAGCCGCGCAGCCGCGTCGAGAAGCAGATCGGCTTCGCGTTCACGCGGGTTTGCGGTTTGTTGGGCGACCTGCCCGTACGCTTTCGCCGCGTGATGCATTGTCAATCAGCTCCTTTTCGTACGCGATGAGCGCCTTGGCGCTCTTGAGCGCTTTGTACATTTCGTTGGCGAGGATGTGGTTGCTCACGTCGACGATATAGGGCCAGGCGCTCGGCGCAGCCTGAACGAGATCGTGCATGAGCGAGAAGTAGGTGGGGTGATGCACCGCCGGGTCGCGGGAGGTGTACATCAGCTGCACGACGAGATAGATCCGCTTGGCCGGGGTATCGGCCTGCGCTTTCGTCATGATGTCTTTTTCGCGCAGGATCGGCGACTGGCCTTCAATCAAAAGCCGCGTGCGCTGGCCACCATTGGTGACCAGGCACTCGCCGAGAATAAATCTTTCGCCTGGCTTGAGCTCGACTTTGAGACCCATAAGCACGCCGCTCCTTGCCGGGCTTCTTTGGTAAACCGTCCGACCTTAACGAACGGTTCTCGCGCGGCAATCCAATTAGCTGAACAACTTCAGAACGTTCTGGTCGGCCTGCGAAGCCAGCGACAAGGCCGTCGTCGACAGCTGCTGGCGGGTCTGCAGGGCGAGCAGGTTCGCGCCTTCTTCGTTGCTGTCCGCCAGCGTCAGGTTGTCGGCGCCGGTGTTGAGCGTGTTGATCATCGCCTTGGTGAAGTCCTGGCGGATCTGCACGGTCTGCAGGTTCGAGCTCAGGGCTTGCGACTGCGAGCGGAGTTTGGTCAGCGCGGCGGTCAACTCGGTCGAAGCGGCGGTGATATCGGCCGACGTCGCCCAGCCGTTGGCCGAGGGGTTGACGGTGAGGTCGCCGCCCGTGGTGTCATTGACCGCCGTGATCGTGACCGACGATGTCGCGGACTCGTTCAAGGTGATGGTCAGGTCGTTGCCGCCGAGCAGGTTGACGCCGTTGATGCCGGCGTCGCCGGCAAGCTGGTCGATCTGCGAGCGGATCGAATCGAATTGGCTCGCGAGCGTCGCGCGCACGTTGGTGTCGCCCGTCTGCTGCGCCTGGCTGGCCAGCGACTGAGCCGATTGCACCAGCTTGGTGATCGCCGTGATGCCGTTATTGGCGGCCTGGATGGTGTTGATGCCCGTCGACATGGTGTCGAGCAGCGCGTTCAGATCGTTCGCGCGCACGTTCAGGCTCTGGGCCGTGAAGTAGTTGATCGGGTTGTCGAGAGCCGAATTGACCCGGCGTCCGGTCGCGAGCTTGGTCTGAGTCGAGGTAATTAAATCGGACGTTTGTTGTAGCTGCAGCAGGTTCGAACGAACGCCTGCTGAAAGAACGATGTCACTCATTGCTGGCTCCATGCCGGAAAATATCGCTGAACGGCGGGCCGATAGTGATTTATTAGGGTTGATAGAGGGTTAAAGGGCTCCTTTTTGGTAACCGGATATTAGCCATAATCGCCTTGTGAATAAAAAAACGGCGGCCCGGAGGCCGCCGTTTTCGGAAGTGTGTATGCCGGACGGCTTAGCCGAACAGGCGGAGCACGTTCTGGTCGGCCTGCGAGGCGAGCGACAGAGCGGTCGTCGACAGCTGCTGGCGGGTCTGCAGGGCGAGCAGGTTGGCGCCTTCCTCGTTGGAGTCGGCGAGGGTGAGGGCGTCCGAACCGGCCTGCAGCGTGTTGATCATCGCCTTGGTGAAGTCCTGGCGGATCTGCACGGTCGACAGGTTCGAGCTCAGGGTCTGCGACTGCGAACGAAGGGTCGACAACGCGGCCGTGAGGTCCGTGCCAGCGGTGGTGATGTCCGCGGTGGCGGCCCAGCTGTTGGCGGCGGCGTTGATGGCCAGACCGGTCGAGGTGTCGGTCACGCCGCTGACCGTCGTGCTCGAGGTCGCCGTCTCGTTCAGCGTAACCGTGAGGTTGTCGCCGTTGAGCAGGTTGGTGCCGTTGAAGCCGGCGTCGCCCGCGAGCTGGTCGATCTGAGTACGGATCGCATCGAACTGCGAGGACAGGCTGGCGCGGGTGGCGGTATCCGACGTCTGCTGGGCCTGGCTGACCAGCGACTGGGCCGACTGGACCAGCTTGGTGATCGCCGTGATGCCGTTGTTGGCGGCCTGAATGGTGTTGATGCCGGTGGACATGGCATCGAGCAGGTTGTTCAGGTCGCTGGCACGGTTATCGAGGCCCTGCGCCGTGAAGAAATTGTTGGCGTTGTCGAGGGCCGAGTTGACGCGCTTGCCGGTGGCGAGCTTGGTCTGGGTGGAGGTGATCAGGTCCGAAGTCTGCTGCAGCTGAAGCAGGTTCGAACGGACGCCTGCGGAGAGAACGATCTGAGACATCTTACGCTACCTTTCTGGTCACAGTGCCGTACTGGCAACTACGTCGATCCGTTGGATCGGCCGATGTCTTCTCACGTAGCCTCCAAATGCGCCGTAAAAGAACGTGGTTAACGAGTTCTCGTTTCTCTAAGGGGATGGCCCGTATTTAATTCAGTTTATGAAATATCTTGGGGCTCGGCTTTCGACCGGTCGTTCGCTTGCCGTCGCGAGGGGAGCAACAGAGTGAACGCTTTGCTAACGGTTGATTTTTGTTAACGGTCGATTGGTAGGGTGGCGCGATCCGAGGTGCCAACCATGTCTTCCGTCTCTTCCTCGTCCTTGTTGAACAGCTCAAGCAAGCCGAACTGGCTCGCCGACGCCATGACGTCGATAAAGAATTCGCAGAACCCGGGCGGTCTCATCGGCATGCTGCAGAATGCCGGCAACGGCAGCGTCAGCTCGTTCCTCAGCGCGACCTCGGCCTTCGCCAACAATATGGCGACGATCACCACAAGCAACGTGACCAATACGTCGAGCTTCTATGCGCAGCTCGCCTCCCAGGCGCTTCAGAAGCGCCAGGACGAGCAGATGCAGAAGATGATAACCGAGCTGCAGCGCCAGCAGAACACGGTCAAGCCGAAGAATGTGCTCGACACCTACATCTATTTCGACAACGGCGCGTCGTTGAACACGGATACCAACGTGATGACGATGTCGGATGGCACGCAGATCGACGCAATCACGGGCGTCAAGGTGATCGACCCGTCCTACATGATCCAGATGCCGAACGGCGCCTATCTCGAC from Pseudolabrys taiwanensis includes:
- the flaF gene encoding flagellar biosynthesis regulator FlaF encodes the protein MHHAAKAYGQVAQQTANPREREADLLLDAAARLQAIRDGWDARRSELDAALLNNRKLWTIFMTSATSPENPLPVGVRQNVVNLGLFVLKQTIAVLANPKPENLGTLININRELAAGLLNRAA
- the flbT gene encoding flagellar biosynthesis repressor FlbT; the protein is MGLKVELKPGERFILGECLVTNGGQRTRLLIEGQSPILREKDIMTKAQADTPAKRIYLVVQLMYTSRDPAVHHPTYFSLMHDLVQAAPSAWPYIVDVSNHILANEMYKALKSAKALIAYEKELIDNASRGESVRAGRPTNRKPA
- a CDS encoding flagellin encodes the protein MSDIVLSAGVRSNLLQLQQTSDLITSTQTKLATGRRVNSALDNPINYFTAQSLNVRANDLNALLDTMSTGINTIQAANNGITAITKLVQSAQSLASQAQQTGDTNVRATLASQFDSIRSQIDQLAGDAGINGVNLLGGNDLTITLNESATSSVTITAVNDTTGGDLTVNPSANGWATSADITAASTELTAALTKLRSQSQALSSNLQTVQIRQDFTKAMINTLNTGADNLTLADSNEEGANLLALQTRQQLSTTALSLASQADQNVLKLFS
- a CDS encoding flagellin; the protein is MSQIVLSAGVRSNLLQLQQTSDLITSTQTKLATGKRVNSALDNANNFFTAQGLDNRASDLNNLLDAMSTGINTIQAANNGITAITKLVQSAQSLVSQAQQTSDTATRASLSSQFDAIRTQIDQLAGDAGFNGTNLLNGDNLTVTLNETATSSTTVSGVTDTSTGLAINAAANSWAATADITTAGTDLTAALSTLRSQSQTLSSNLSTVQIRQDFTKAMINTLQAGSDALTLADSNEEGANLLALQTRQQLSTTALSLASQADQNVLRLFG